Genomic DNA from Peribacillus simplex:
TGAAAGTACGGAGAAATTCATGGTTGCCTGTATCGATGCTGCTCTTGCGGCTCAAAATGCAGCATTGGCAGCAGAATCAATGGATCTTGGCATTTGCTATATAGGCGGGATCCGCAATAATCTCCCGGAAGTGTCAGCGATTTTGAATATACCGCATCGCGTTATACCATTATTCGGTCTAGTGGTCGGATATCCGAAAAACCGTTCGGATAAAAAGCCGCGTTTGCCGCTGGCCAATATCTATCATGAAAATGGATATCAGGAGGATAAGCAAGAGTTCACCGGACAACTTGAAGCGTATAATGAAACGATTTCCAATTATTATGATCTTCGCACTAATGGTAAACGAAAAGACACCTGGACCGAGCAAATGGCTGGAATGCTTGGTAAGAAAAGCAGGTTGTACATGAAAGATTACGTTGAGAAACAAGGATTTAAGAAGCATTGATTGTTGTAAATGGCCTATTAGGAATATTCTTGCCTTCCCCATAAGGGGCATCTTTCAATGAGCCAAGCAGTAGAGGTCCCGGAAATGTTTCCGGGACCTCTACTGCTTTCATTTGTCAGTAGGTATATACGGTTCGTCTCAAGAAATCCTGTCAGAAGTCCTTCTTATATACCCATGAAATTACCATTGACAATATATATATATAGAATTATAGTAATTAAGTAATAGATAATGATAATCATTTTCATTTGACTTTTTACTTACCTATTTTTCAGTAAATGGAGGTTGAAAAATGGTTCGCCTATATACAGAGAATTTAGAAATTGGTTATGGTGAACGTTTAATTGTAAAAGATCTCAGTGTGGAAATTCCGGATAAAAAGATCACAACGATCATCGGTTCAAATGGTTGTGGGAAATCGACACTTTTGAAAGCGATCACCAGAATCATTCCAAATCAATCAGGTTCGGTTGTTTTGGATGGGGTGAATATTTCAAAAGAAAGCACTAAGATCCTTGCAAGAAAAATGGCCATTCTTCCTCAGACTCCCGAGAGTGCAAGCGGTTTGACGGTTGGGGAGCTTGTATCATATGGGCGCTTTCCCTATCAAAAAGGTTTTGGGCGTCTCACCCAAAAAGACTATGATGTGATTGATTGGGCACTTGAAGTGACCGGCACGAAAGACTTCAAGTTCCGTCCGGTTGATGCTCTTTCAGGAGGTCAGCGCCAGCGTGTTTGGATTGCGATGGCCCTTGCCCAGGAAACGGAAATAATCTTCCTTGATGAGCCGACCACCTATTTGGACATGGCGCATCAACTGGAGGTTCTAGAATTATTACAGAGGCTGAATGTGGAACAGGGACGTACAATCGTCATGGTTCTTCATGATTTAAACCAAGCTGCTCGCTTTGCCGACTATATCATTGCCTTAAAGGATGGGGAAATAGTCAAAGCGGGAGATTGTGAAGAAGTCATCACTCATGAAGTGCTTAAGGAAGTCTTCCATATTGATGCGGTAATCGGACGAGATCAACGAACGAACAAACCAATGTGCAGCACATACAATTTATTAAAAGGAGATTTGACAACAAATGAAAAAGATAATGATCCCGTTTATTCTGCTGTTAGTGTTAATTATTAGTGCTTGCGGTAACGAGTCAACCGAAAAAGAGAAAAGCACTGCTTCAAAAAAGGAAAAATCACGTACAATCACGTACCAATCTGAAAATGGTCCTGTTGAAGTGCCTGCAGATCCTCAGCGTGTTTTAGTACTATCTTCTTTCGCAGGTAACGTAATGGCATTGGATGTTAACCTTGTAGGGGTTGATTCGTGGTCTAAAATGAACCCGAACTTTAAAGAGTTAAAAGATGTCGAAGAAGTGACGGACGAAAACCTGGAAAAAATCATCGAGTTGAATCCGGATTTAATCATTGGTTTATCAACGATTAAAAATGTTGATAAATTAAAGGAAATTGCTCCAACTGTAACGTATACATACGGAAAAGTGGACTATTTAACACAACATGTAGAAATCGGTAAACTTTTGAATAAAGAAAAAGAAGCCCAAGCATGGGTGGATGATTTCAAAAAACGGGCAAAAACCACTGGTGATGAAATTAAGGCTAAAATTGGTGAAGATGCTACCGTTTCCGTTTTTGAAAAGTTTGACAAGCAGTTCTATGTATACGGCGATAATTGGGGCCGTGGAACGGAAATCCTTTATCAAGAAATGAAATTGGGCATGCCTGAAAAGGTAAAAGAAACGGCATTGAAAGATGGTTACTTTGCTTTATCATTAGAAGTCCTGAAAGACTATGCCGGAGATTATGTGATTTTGAGCAATAACAAAGATCAGGACAATTCATTCCAACAAACAGATACGTTTAAAAACATACCTGCCGTTAAAAACAATCAACTATATGAAGCTGATGCAAAAAAATTCTACTTCAATGATCCAATAACATTAGAATACCAATTAGACTTCTTTTCCAAAAGTTTTCTTGGAAAATAATACAGCGAGGGAGAGGGATTCCAATTCCTCTCCTTTTATTCTATAAAAAAGAGATGAGAGAGACAGATGACTAATGAAAATCAACGTTTCATCCCATTTATATATAAACTGATCATAGGGATCGCTCTATTCATAGGCATGTTCATTGTTTCAATGGCATTTGGTGCGGCGGATGTTACCGTAAAAGATGTCTGGCAAGCACTGACATCAAATGCTGCTGGTGAAAAGCTTTCAATCATCCGGGAAATCCGTTTCCCTCGTGAAGTGGGGGCAATCTTTGTGGGTGCAGCACTTGCCGTTTCCGGTGCCATCATGCAGGGAATGACTAGGAATCCACTTGCTGATCCGGGGCTGCTTGGATTGACGGCAGGAGCCAATGCAGGTCTCGCCATTACTTTGGCATTCATTCCAAATGCCAATAATTTAGGGATCATGATTGCGTGTTTTATAGGTTCCGCTGTGGGGGCAACCATGGTTTTCGGGATCGGTGCGATGAAAAAGGGAGGATTTTCTCCTTTACGGATCGTATTGGCTGGTGCTGCAGTCTCTGCATTCCTTTTTGCCGTTTCGCAAGGCGTCGGCATATATTTCAAAGTATCAAAAGATGTATCGATGTGGACTGCAGGCGGGAATATCGGAACATCATGGGACCAGCTTCGTGTAATCGTCCCTTTCATTTTAATAGGCATCCTGATCTCCCTTTTCTTTTCCAGACAGCTCACCATACTAAGCTTAAGTGAAGAAGTGGCGGTAGGATTAGGTCAAAAGACAACACAAATAAAGGCGGTTCTCTTCGTAGTCATCATTCTCCTGGCAGGCGCTGCCGTTGCACTTGTTGGAAATATGGTATTCATCGGGTTAATGGTCCCCCATATGGTCCGGGCTTTCGTGGGTACGGATTATCGATTCATCCTGCCTATGTCCGCGATTTTAGGAGCCACTTTCATGCTACTTGCCGATACGATCGGCCGTACAATCAATTCTCCATATGAAACACCTGTGGTAGCGATTGTTGCGATGATAGGTTTACCTTTCTTCCTCCTAATCGTGCGTAAAGGAGGTAAAGCATTTTCATGATCCAGTCAGCTTTAGTCAAAAAACAGCGATGGATAGTAGGTGCGTTATCCGCACTCATTATCATTACGATCATTATAGGGACGTGTTCGGGATATTCGAATCTTTCTTTAGGGCGACTGATTCCAACACTTATCGGGCAAGGGACATTTAAAGAGGAATTCATATTATTTTCCGTCCGATTACCCCGAATCATCATCACCCTTTTAGCAGGCATGGCCCTTGCACTGTCGGGTGCCATTCTACAAGGGATCACACGTAATGATTTAGCCGATCCCGGAATCATCGGAATCAACTCAGGAGCAGGTGTGGCCATTGCCGCTTTCTTTCTGTTTTTCCCGCTTGACGCTGGTTCTTTTGTTTATATGGTTCCGCTTGTTGGTTTTATCGGAGCGTTACTGACGGCCTGTTTAATATATATCCTCTCATACAAGAGGAAGAGTGGACTTGAACCCGTCCGGTTAGTGTTGATCGGCGTAGGTTTTTCAATGGCGCTTTCAGGCCTGATGATTGTCCTCATTTCGTCAGCGGAACGAGCGAAGGTCGATTTCATCGCAAAATGGTTGGCAGGAAATATATGGGGCACGGATTGGCCTTTCATTTGGGCAATTCTTCCATGGTTAATCATTCTCATTCCATTCACTTTATATAAAGCAAATCGTTTGAATCTGCTTGGTTTAAGTGAACCGGTCGCAATTGGGGTCGGTGTATCGATCGAAAAGGAGCGGATCGTACTGCTGATCACGGCTGTGGCATTGGCAGCGGCTGCCGTTTCTGTTACAGGCGGAATTGCATTCATTGGTCTCATGGCCCCGCATATAGCAAAATCCTTGGTAGGGCCTCGAAATCAACTATTCATTCCGGTTGCCATTTTAATTGGTGGATGGCTATTGTTGCTTGCCGATACAATAGGCCGTAATATGATTGAACCCGAGGGGATTCCTGCAGGTATCATGGTTGCATTGATCGGTGCTCCTTATTTCATGTATTTATTGTTGAAAAAATAAGTTATTGTTAAAATCCCTTGAAATCATTCAGGGGATTTTATGTTTTTTGGTTCTTCTGTAATTTTCCGTTTTTAATCATGTATTATCTATATCTATTTATTTCATCAGGATTCAAGCGTTTCGCTTCGAAATAAAATACTTGAATGAACTTTTTTGTATTTACCCGGGTAGGTGTAAGAACTATTTTTGAATCATTTTGCAGTTCTTTCATCTTTTGGCGAACGACTGTGAAATCAAAAAATTTGGAAGCGTAATTTTCAAACTTCGGATTCGAAAAATCCGTTAAACCAAGCGAAGCGAAATGATTTAACGAATGGTTAATCGTTCTGCGTATTCGTTGTTCGGCAGCCTTTATTTCCCGATTGATATCAACCGGCAAAGCTGCTGTTCCGAGCTTTTTTTTGGTGATTTCTACAAAGATCTCTTTAAGGGTGGGGAAATGCTGTCCAAAAGTAAAAGTCCGTTCATACATAAATAAATATTGAAGCATTTCGATTAAATCTTTTGCCCCATTTTCTCCGACGATCCCTAATTCCGATAAAAGGAATTCGCCCACCTCCCTTATACTTTTTTCATGAAAACTATTTGATTTATCAACAACTTTTGGCTGCTCAAAATTCAATACACCATTTAAAGAGGCTTGGATATTAGTGATCGATCTTTCTAAATGAATGCGTTCCATAACTTTTCGAATGACTGTTAATATTTCAATCCGATTGATTGGTTTAGTAATATAATAATCGATTCCGAGCGAGTATGCCTCGCCAATCAACTCCTTGGATTCAACCTGCGAAATCATTATTATTTTCCCGTTAAATGTACTTTTTATATGACGAAGTGTCTCAATGCCATCCCGGATAGGCATTAATAAATCAATAAATAATATATCAATTTGTTTTAAATTCAAAATATGCCCTTCTAATAGACTGCCATCTTCCGCTTCCTCCACCACTTCACCTAAATCTTCGTTCTCTATAATCTGGCTTAAGTTTGAACGTATGGCACAATCATCATCTGTTATAAAAAAACGCATGGAATCACCCTTTCTGAATCAATTTACGGATTGGTAACTTTATTGAAAAAACAGCGCCATTAAAACTATTCTCAAATAGGATATCCCCCCCCAGTTCTTTCACGACTTCTTTAACATATGAGAGTCCAATCCCTGTTGAAGGTGTCCCGAACTGATCATACTTTGATGTGAAACCAGGTTTGAATATGACAGTCTGATATTTTTGAGGAATTCCAGGTCCGGTATCAGCAACCTTGAATTCTACATTGTCGCTAATTTCACACAAACTTAAACGGACGATTCCCTTTTCTTTAATTGCTTCCACTGCATTGGCGACTAAATTATTGAAAAGAGATAACACGGTATATACATGATAAGGCGAATCGTTTTTTCCTTCCAATGAGTATTCAAATTGAATGTCCTTTCCTAATGATAAGGCATATTTTTCATTAATTCGGATAATTAAATGAAAAAGTTCAGCAGCATTCATATAATCTTTAAAACTCTCATTGGAGATCAATTTTGAGAGACCAGCAAAAATCCGTTGATTATCTTTCTTGACTTCATGCATTTCACCCGCGATGCGTAATGCTTTTTGACTATATGGCTCTGTAAGATCATGAAGTTGCTTTTCCCGCTTTTCCCGCTTTTCCAATGCTTTTAATTCGCGATACAAATCATATGATTTCTTTGTAATATTCTCAGCATTTTTTAATGTTTTTTTTAAATGAATCGTTTCCTCGTATAAATTGGAAATGAGCATCAGCATATGTTCATTTTGTTTTCTGATTTGCCTCTCCCTTGATTGTGCTTCATAAAGTTTCATCATATTAAAAAAGCTCAAAACGATAAAACTGTGGCCGAATGCGATCACGATCATCTCATTTAGTGAACCAAACGTAATCGTTGTTTCCAACACAATATATTGAAAGATTAATTCTACGGAGTCGGACAATATTTCGATAATGAGACCAATAAATCCAATAATCAAAGTTCGATTTTGAAAGCGGTTGATTTTCGCAAAATAGAATAGAACGGAATAGGTAAAATAAAAGAAAAAACTAGGATAATGAGCGTGAAAAGCGGAAATCCAGGAGAAATTATCCTGCATGAAAAAGTCGATTAGAACACGAAATATCACAACCATTGTTCCTGTCAAGATGCCCGAAAATATGGCAGGCGTTTTTTGTAATAATAGTAAAAAGAAGAAAAATGCAGGCACACCAAAACTTACCCGAAACGTTTCATTGAAAGGATAAAAACTCAATTCGCCTGCTAATGGCACTGTTAACAACATCAAAGCAAGGACATAGACCTCTTTTTTCATTAACGAACTGAGATACAAGTCGTCACCTCCTAATTTGTTTAAAAAATCAGTATACAGTTTCATCGGCTTCAATACAACGCTTACTTTGTTCCTGAATAGAACGGCTTATAATCAATTATGGCAAAACCAATCTGTTTTTCTATCCACAAAAAATGGTAACGGGACATGTGAGATGATCACGTTTTTTAGTGGATTTTTATTTTTTAGATTTTGTAGGTTTTCGTATGATTATGTAGTTCCCGATTTAAAATTAATGGTAGGTAGAAATTTATGAAAGCGCTTAACAATTTTTAGAATATTCATTATGTTTTCATCGAATCTATTACATGTAAGCTTGATGGCATTCGGTAAAACGTTCATATAGAAAATATAATGATACAACAACTGAAGAGGTGGAAGAATGTGATTGAAGAATTGTCAAAAGAGTATGACATTCATGTTAATAGTCAAAGAAAATCCGACTTAGATGAATGGGTGGCACATTACAGATCCTTTGCTATTGAAGGACAAACCGCTAATTATATACCGGCATTGAGAAATGCACATTTATCGCAATTGGGCATTACCATACTGGAGCCGGGTGGAACAATGATCAAGTCAGGGGATTGGGAAGTTCCTTTCACGCTGCAAAGTATTTCAAAAGTGCTTAGCTTTATAGCTGCATGTTTGGGTCGCGGCATTTCTTATGTGTTAGATAGGGTCGATGTGGAACCGACTGGGGATGCTTTCAATTCAATTATTCGTTTAGAAATGCATAAGCCGGGAAAGCCGTTTAATCCTATGATAAATGCCGGGGCGATTACCGTAGCTTCGCTTCTCCCAGGGGATTCTTCACAAAAGAAATTGGAATTTCTCTATGCATTATTTGAAAATTTGTTAGGGAAGCGCCCGACCATCAATGAGGAAGTGTATCAATCCGAGTGGCAAACCTCTCATAGAAATAGAGCTTTAGCTCACTATTTAAAAGAGACGAATTATTTGGAATCGGAAGTAGAGGAAGCTTTAGAGGTTTACCTCATGCAATGTTCCATAGAAGTAACCACAGAAGACATAGCCTTGCTTGGACTGATTCTTGCTCAAGATGGTTACCATCCCGTTCGTAAAGAACAAGTAATCCCTAAAAAAGTGGCTAAGCTGGCCAAAGCATTAATGCTTACTTGCGGTATGTACAATGCTTCGGGGAAATTTGCGGCTTTTATTGGGGTGCCGGCCAAAAGTGGAGTATCTGGCGGGATTATGGCACTAGTTCCTCCAAGTGCCAGAAGCGGAATGCCTTTTCAAGATGGATGTGGCATTGGTATTTATGGACCAGCCATCGATGAATATGGGAATAGCGTAGCAGGTAGTTTGTTATTGAAACAAATGGCACAAGAATGGGATTTAAGCATTTTCTGAAATGCGGAAAAGTTTGGTTCCGGTGTAATTAATAGAAGCAATAAGGGGACATCCTTAAGATTTCCTCATCAATTTCCAAACTTTTACAAGAGGTGATGTAAATGCAGCAATTACTTTAAGATGTAATTGGACGCACTAGCACGCACTAGCACAAATCATTAATCCAGTTACTTTTAAACGTAAGGAATAATTTTTGGAAAGCATGGTGAAAAATATATGAATAATATGCAGCGAAAGATGGGAACATTTTCGTTAATGATGGTAGGACTCGGGTCCATAATTGGCTCAGGTTGGTTATTCGGAGCTTGGAGAGCGGCACAGATTGCAGGACCCGCCGCCATTATCTCTTGGATTATCGGGATGGTTGTTATTTTATTTATCGCACTATCTTACAGTGAATTAGGGTCTATGTTTCCTGAAGCTGGGGGAATGGTAAAATACACACAGTACTCTCATGGTTCTTTTTTAGGGTTTATTGCAGGCTGGGCAAACTGGATTGCAATCGTTTCCGTAATTCCAGTTGAAGCGATTGCTTCTGTTCAATATATGAGCTCATGGCCATGGGAATGGGCACAGTGGACACATGGTTTAGTAGAAAATGGAAGTCTTACTGGGGGAGGCTTGGCAATTGCCTCTGTATTGCTGATCGTCTACTTTTTATTAAATTACTGGACAGTCAGTTTGTTTTCGAAAGCTAACTCATTTATTACAGTCTTTAAGGTCATTATTCCTGGACTTACGATTGGATCACTTTTATTTGCCGGGTTTCATGCATCCAATTTTACATCTGCAGGAAGTATCGCTCCTAATGGTTGGGCAAGTGTACTTACAGCTGTAGCAACTTCTGGTATCATCTTTGCATTTAACGGTTTTCAAAGTCCGATTAATATGGCAGGTGAGGCAAAGAATCCTGGACGTTCGATTCCAATTGCAGTAATTGGCTCCATTTTAATTGCAACGGTCATCTACGTTTTATTACAGGTTGCGTTTATTGGAGCCGTTGACCCGTCCATGATTGTGAATGGATGGCAACATTTGAATTTCAATTCACCGTTTGCTGACTTAGCAATTGTTTTAGGCATAAACTGGTTGGTTATTTTACTATATGTGGATGCTTTTATTTCTCCTTCGGGGACAGGAATAACATACACGGCGACAACGTCACGAATGCTTTATGGAATGGAAAAGAATAAATATTTGCCAAGCGTGTTTGGAAAACTGCATCCTCTTTATGGTATCCCGCGTCAAGCCATGTTTTTTAATCTAGGCGTATCTTTCTTATTTTTATTCATGTTTAGAGGCTGGGGCGTATTGGCAGAGGTTATTTCAGTTGCGACTTTAGTCTCTTATATTACAGGTCCAGTTACTGTTATGACATTAAGACGCACAGGTCAGAACTTGTACAGACCATTACGTTTAAAAGGATTAAGCATCATTGCACCACTGGGCTTTGTTTTTGCTTCTTTGGTTCTATATTGGGCAAGATGGCCGCTGACAGGTCAAGTATTATTTATCATTATGGCTGGTCTTCCCGTTTATTTCTATTATCAATCAAAAATAAAATGGAAGGGATTCCGCCAAAACTTTTCAGCAGGGCTTTGGATGGTTGTTTACTTACTTTGTATGATGACCATTTCATACTTAGGCAGTGAAAAGTTTGGTGGACTAAACATAATCCCATTTGGTTTGGATATGGTCATCATTACATGTTTATCTCTAGGGTTTTATAGTTGGGCAATAAAGAGTGGTTTCCAAACGGAATATTTGGAACAAGGACAAAAAGTAAATGAAGACTTAAGATCGATGGAGAATAACATTGCATCTCAAACGGATAAAAAGAACGCTGGATGAATGATGAAGCCACTTCATTGAAAGTCATGCTCCAATAAGCTATTACATTCGTTGAATGACTTCGAAAGTGCTTCTTTCTATTTATATTTATGAGGACACCAAAAAGGGGGACGGCAAATTTAATTTGCTGTCCCCCTTTTTGGAATTTAAGAAAAGGCTGTTATTTTTTTATTTCACACCTGGTTTATCTTCATACCCGGCAGTGAAGATAGCGGCTAAAAATGTAATAGCAACTCCAACGATAATAACTGTGCCCATGTTGTGACCTCCTTTTACCCATATTGTCCCACTTAAGTATAGGCTTAGTATACCCTAATTTTTAGCAGGAGTGCACACAAATTTTCTTGCCGGCATATTTATCATCATTTCTCAATGATTAAGCCTTTTTCGATACATGGAGATACAAAGGGGATTCGAAACAATGCCCGGCCACTTTTTAAAGTCTGACATGTTTGTCAGACTTGGAGCATAGATTTAAGTATTCTCTGAAAGTGACAGGGGGAGGTTCCTTAATGGATATTTTAAAGAAAATCGAAAAATTTAGAGAAGATGAACAGAAGCTGAAGTGGGAAGGCACCTTCGCAGAGTACTTAGAAATATTGAAAGAAACGCCTTTAGTTGCTCAATCTGCTCATTCACGTGTATACAACATGATCAGAGATGCAGGGATAGAGGAAGTAAATGGAACAAAGAAATACAATTTTTTCAGCGGTCAGTTGTTTGGCCTGGAGGATTCACTGGAAAGGCTCATCGAGGAATATTTCCATCCGGCGGCAAAACGGCTCGATGTCCGTAAGCGGATATTGCTTCTCATGGGTCCAGTGTCAGGTGGGAAATCCACACTCGTTTCTTTACTGAAGCGTGGACTTGAAAATTATTCGTTAAAAGACACTGGTGCGATTTATGCAATAAAAGGATGCCCGATGCATGAAGATCCCCTGCATCTTATTCCGCAGTATTTACGGGATGATTTTTATGAAGAATATGGCATCCGGATTGAAGGAAACCTATCGCCGCTGAATGTAATGAGGTTAGAACAGGAGTATGGAAGCAGGATTGAAGATGTGATGGTCGAGCGTATTTTCCTTTCAGAGGATAAGCGTGTTGGAATTGGAACATTCAGTCCTTCAGACCCTAAGTCACAGGATATTGCTGATTTGACGGGCAGCATCGATTTTTCGACCATTGCCGAATACGGATCGGAATCAGATCCGCGTGCCTATCGCTTTGATGGCGAGCTGAATAAGGCGAACCGCGGGATGATGGAGTTCCAGGAGATGCTGAAGTGTGATGAGAAGTTCTTATGGCATTTGTTATCATTGACACAAGAGGGGAATTTTAAAGCAGGCCGTTTTGCATTGATCAGTGCAGATGAACTCATCGTGGCTCATACGAATGAAACGGAGTATAAAGCGTTCATTTCCAACAAGAAAAATGAAGCATTGCATTCCCGTATCATTGTCATGCCTATTCCATATAATCTTAAGGTTACCGAGGAAGAAAAGATTTATGAAAAAATGATCCGTGAAAGTGATGTCTCGGATGTTCATATAGCTCCGCATACATTAAGGGTGGCGGCAATCTTCAGCATCATGACCCGCCTGAAGGATCCAAAAAAGGGCGATATTGATTTAGTGAAAAAGATGAGGCTTTATGATGGGGAAAATGTCGAAGGATTTAATTCCGCAGACATCACTGAATTGAAAAAAGAATACCAGGACGAAGGCATGAGCGGAATCGATCCGCGTTACGTGATTAACCGAATTTCCTCTACGATCATTCGTAAGGAAAATCCGTCCATTAATGCTTTGGATGTACTTATGTCATTAAAGGCAGGTCTTGATCAGCATCCGTCCATTACGAACGAACTTCGGGAGAGGTATTTGAATTTCATCTCACTGGCACGTAAAGAATACGATGCCATTGCAAAAAATGAAGTGCAAAAGGCATTTGTTTATTCGTATGAAGAGTCGGCGAAGATCCTCATGGATAACTATCTTGATAATGTCGAAGCATACTGCAATAAATCCAGGCTGCGCGATCCATTGACCGGGGAGGAAATCAACCCTGATGAAAAATTGATGCGCTCGATAGAAGAGCAAATTGGAATATCCGAGAATGCAAAAAAAGCATTCCGCGAAGAAATATTGATTCGCATTTCTGCATATGCGCGTAAAGGGAAGCGATTCGATTATAATTCCCATGATCGTTTACGGGAAGCAATCCAGAAAAAACTATTCGCGGATTTGAAGGATGTCGTTAAGATCACTACTTCAACGAAGACACCAGACGAAAGGCAACTGAAGAAAGTGAACGAGGTCATCACGAGACTTATCGACGAGCACGGATATAATTCGACTTCAGCCAATGATTTGCTGCGCTATGTGGGCAGCTTGTTAAATCGGTAATCCATAATTTTTTGCCCCTGCCCCATATCGGGCAGGGGTTTATCCCCTTTTGCGGAAGGTGGGTTGCTTGAAAAGTGGATTAGCGGAAATCCAATCAATTCCTTTCAAATTCTGAATTCATATTGAAATCATGCATCTTTTGAAGGTGTTAAAGGGTTCTTTGACAAGGAATGGAAATAATGAACCAAACAAAGCACCGGGCCCTACAGAATGGAAGGGTGCCCAGTGCTTTTGATTTTTTATTTAGTTACATTCAAGCCATACTGCTCAATAAGTGTAATTAGCTGATTCGGTGATAGCTTGTCTTCGCTATGATCGATTTTAATTTCCCCATCATCAACATCGATGATCGCACGTTCCACACCTTCCGTTTTCAAAAGTATGGACTCCAGATTTAAAATCGGGCCTTCTGACGTTGCTTCCTTTACATAAAGGGTAGTTGTTTGCAAACTTCTTGCACCTCCTTACATTTGCTCATAATGTTTTATCTATACCCCATATTTCCATTAGATATGTTACGTTTTGGATTTGGAAATATTGGGTATCAATAAGTAGAGGTGATGGCAAATGAGTAAAGAGGAATTGAAAAAAGAACATGTTCCGGAAAATAGCTCCATGGCTAAGGACTATGAAGAGATGAAAGAGCTTGGAAAGCAGATGG
This window encodes:
- the nfsA gene encoding oxygen-insensitive NADPH nitroreductase, with the translated sequence MNNIIEKILDHRSIRSFEDKLLSEEQINTIVECAQAASTSSYIQAYSIIGVTDPEKKAKLAELAGPQSYVEKNGHLFVFCADLYRQDMVSEMENKDLSESIESTEKFMVACIDAALAAQNAALAAESMDLGICYIGGIRNNLPEVSAILNIPHRVIPLFGLVVGYPKNRSDKKPRLPLANIYHENGYQEDKQEFTGQLEAYNETISNYYDLRTNGKRKDTWTEQMAGMLGKKSRLYMKDYVEKQGFKKH
- a CDS encoding ABC transporter ATP-binding protein produces the protein MVRLYTENLEIGYGERLIVKDLSVEIPDKKITTIIGSNGCGKSTLLKAITRIIPNQSGSVVLDGVNISKESTKILARKMAILPQTPESASGLTVGELVSYGRFPYQKGFGRLTQKDYDVIDWALEVTGTKDFKFRPVDALSGGQRQRVWIAMALAQETEIIFLDEPTTYLDMAHQLEVLELLQRLNVEQGRTIVMVLHDLNQAARFADYIIALKDGEIVKAGDCEEVITHEVLKEVFHIDAVIGRDQRTNKPMCSTYNLLKGDLTTNEKDNDPVYSAVSVNY
- a CDS encoding iron-hydroxamate ABC transporter substrate-binding protein, whose translation is MKKIMIPFILLLVLIISACGNESTEKEKSTASKKEKSRTITYQSENGPVEVPADPQRVLVLSSFAGNVMALDVNLVGVDSWSKMNPNFKELKDVEEVTDENLEKIIELNPDLIIGLSTIKNVDKLKEIAPTVTYTYGKVDYLTQHVEIGKLLNKEKEAQAWVDDFKKRAKTTGDEIKAKIGEDATVSVFEKFDKQFYVYGDNWGRGTEILYQEMKLGMPEKVKETALKDGYFALSLEVLKDYAGDYVILSNNKDQDNSFQQTDTFKNIPAVKNNQLYEADAKKFYFNDPITLEYQLDFFSKSFLGK
- a CDS encoding FecCD family ABC transporter permease, translating into MTNENQRFIPFIYKLIIGIALFIGMFIVSMAFGAADVTVKDVWQALTSNAAGEKLSIIREIRFPREVGAIFVGAALAVSGAIMQGMTRNPLADPGLLGLTAGANAGLAITLAFIPNANNLGIMIACFIGSAVGATMVFGIGAMKKGGFSPLRIVLAGAAVSAFLFAVSQGVGIYFKVSKDVSMWTAGGNIGTSWDQLRVIVPFILIGILISLFFSRQLTILSLSEEVAVGLGQKTTQIKAVLFVVIILLAGAAVALVGNMVFIGLMVPHMVRAFVGTDYRFILPMSAILGATFMLLADTIGRTINSPYETPVVAIVAMIGLPFFLLIVRKGGKAFS
- a CDS encoding sensor histidine kinase codes for the protein MLLTVPLAGELSFYPFNETFRVSFGVPAFFFFLLLLQKTPAIFSGILTGTMVVIFRVLIDFFMQDNFSWISAFHAHYPSFFFYFTYSVLFYFAKINRFQNRTLIIGFIGLIIEILSDSVELIFQYIVLETTITFGSLNEMIVIAFGHSFIVLSFFNMMKLYEAQSRERQIRKQNEHMLMLISNLYEETIHLKKTLKNAENITKKSYDLYRELKALEKREKREKQLHDLTEPYSQKALRIAGEMHEVKKDNQRIFAGLSKLISNESFKDYMNAAELFHLIIRINEKYALSLGKDIQFEYSLEGKNDSPYHVYTVLSLFNNLVANAVEAIKEKGIVRLSLCEISDNVEFKVADTGPGIPQKYQTVIFKPGFTSKYDQFGTPSTGIGLSYVKEVVKELGGDILFENSFNGAVFSIKLPIRKLIQKG
- a CDS encoding FecCD family ABC transporter permease: MIQSALVKKQRWIVGALSALIIITIIIGTCSGYSNLSLGRLIPTLIGQGTFKEEFILFSVRLPRIIITLLAGMALALSGAILQGITRNDLADPGIIGINSGAGVAIAAFFLFFPLDAGSFVYMVPLVGFIGALLTACLIYILSYKRKSGLEPVRLVLIGVGFSMALSGLMIVLISSAERAKVDFIAKWLAGNIWGTDWPFIWAILPWLIILIPFTLYKANRLNLLGLSEPVAIGVGVSIEKERIVLLITAVALAAAAVSVTGGIAFIGLMAPHIAKSLVGPRNQLFIPVAILIGGWLLLLADTIGRNMIEPEGIPAGIMVALIGAPYFMYLLLKK
- a CDS encoding response regulator, translated to MRFFITDDDCAIRSNLSQIIENEDLGEVVEEAEDGSLLEGHILNLKQIDILFIDLLMPIRDGIETLRHIKSTFNGKIIMISQVESKELIGEAYSLGIDYYITKPINRIEILTVIRKVMERIHLERSITNIQASLNGVLNFEQPKVVDKSNSFHEKSIREVGEFLLSELGIVGENGAKDLIEMLQYLFMYERTFTFGQHFPTLKEIFVEITKKKLGTAALPVDINREIKAAEQRIRRTINHSLNHFASLGLTDFSNPKFENYASKFFDFTVVRQKMKELQNDSKIVLTPTRVNTKKFIQVFYFEAKRLNPDEINRYR